The DNA segment GTGTTTGTACATCATGTGGACTTTATATCAACAATCTGATTGGAACGGGGTGGTGAACTGTAaatattattctgattatttaaGTAATAGCAACAGTCAGTTCGCATGGGAGGGTTATTTTTggtgcagaggaggaggaggaggaggcgcttTCTGTTGGACGGTTCTTTGTCGTTGAAGTGAAAatatatgacacacacacatataataacacaatataatATTGCTCATAGTGATGTTATTTTAGCAAAGGAGCAGATATTtctttatggttttattttacaaaaaaagttgagTAATATTGTGCACTTtagtatattactatatataataaaatatggcTCTTTGTGACTTTTATAGCAACAccaacatgcatgcatgttataatattccaaaaatgccaattggaaaatacatatttatcaaGCAGGGGTCAAAACATTGCAACACGCATGCTGTCATGCTAAAATTGTACATCATACAATTATCTTGGCACCATAAGTGTGTTGCTTTGTAGCTAATGCTTAAACTTGATTATTTATCAGCAACACAAAACACTACAAATCTTTAACAATTTGAACAAAGAAGTGAAGATGCGTATTTGCAGTATTGTTGTGTAAagctgaggttttttttgtggcgGTCAGTCGTCGTTGTTGCAGTCTGTACACAGAATCTGATCACGGTCCGGGAAGAAGCCGGAGCCGACCAGCGACACGGAGCAACGGGAGCACTTGAAGCACGGCTGGTGCCACTGACGGTCCTCGAAGGAGACATATTTGCCATCTCCGAAACCTGCAGAGACACGTGCACACGCATGATGCATGGAGTCGTGATGTCTGATTGTGGGGGTGACTCATTCGAGCATGTGAGGTATGTAGTCGAGTCACCTGTGATGGCGGTGTTGCAGCCGGCGCATTTTTTGGCATAGAGGCTGCTGAAGCACTTGACACAGTACGGTTTTTCCCCTTCTGAGGTGAAAGGTTGCCCGGCCAGAGGAGTTTTGCAGCCTGTGCAGAGGAAGCACTCTTTGTGCCACACCTCGTCCCTGTAGGTCACCCCTCCTCTAGTCAGAGCCTGCAGGACAAAACACACGCCATGTCTCTAGGTGACACTACCGCACTTCCTCGTTTACAAAttgtcatagttagagcatagaaagcctgtttacaactttctaaatagggtttttaacattagtagagccctctagtcttgacatagcacccctatagtcacttttacactagtattacccaacatagtaggcgtcattaagtcatttaagacaaaCAAGACTAGATAAGACacaacttggctgcacggcaagtttttaacattagtagagccctctatacatgacatagcacccctatagtcacctttacactagtaTTATCCAACATAGTAGGCATCattaagtcatttaagacaaaCAAGACTAGATAAGACACAACTTGGCTGCATGacgggtttttaacattagtagagccctctatacatgacatagcacccctatagtcacctttatactcatattatccAACAAAAGTAGGCGTcattaagacatttaagacaaataagactaaataagacacaacttggctgcacggcgtgtttttaacattagtagagccctccagacatgacatagcacccctaaagtcacctttatactcatattatccAACAAAGTAGGCGTCattaagtcatttaagacaaaTAAGACTAAATAAGACACAACTTGGCTCTACGGTGTCAaatggttaacgcgcaggcctcacagctaggagacccaagttcaattccaccctcggccatctctgtgtggagtttgcatgttctccccgtgcatgcgtgggttttctccgggtactccggtttcctcccacattccaaaaacatgctaggttaattggcgactccaaattgtccataggtatgaatgtgagtgtgaatggttgtttgtctatatgtgccctgtgattggctggcgaccagtccagggtgtaccccgcctcccgccagaagacagctgggataggctccagcagccccttgACCCCTTGTTATAAATGTTTGAGTGTGAGtggcaggaagtgacgtcaaggGTTAttttgcctgttgtgagatcattcaaacctgcaataaaagcctgttgttccatggatcaagtctggtgcttacattacagtaactttactgacacctagtgaccagtgtacaatactacatatcacatctttgaatgtgtcacctgaatgcctcatatttatgtattttggttcattatgagccatttttatgcatgaaTATGCCAAATTTAGGCAAAATATCTATCAAATTTGCTTGAATATGCATGTGGTTTACTAGTAGTATGTTGtattcaactacaaaacagcataatatacagtatacagtatactatacagtatcttTATAGTGGAGGCTGTACATGCATAGTATCGGGACTGCAGTAATGTACCCCTCTTGTCCTTATATGACGTTTTATATCACTTCTACTACGCTGCAATTTCTAGttggtgtttattattgtgactACTGCTCTTAATAGATTGCACCTTATGGGAATTATGGGAATGTTAGCAAGGAATCCTTTCCAATAAACATACTGTCAAATAAGTAGCCATTCCGAAGGTGTTTTAATGGAATTGATAAACATGGCGCCGCTATTGCATGATTCTACAGTATGGGGAGGTAGGGTTCACCTTTTTGCAGCAGCTGCAACGCGGAGCAAGCCTGCCCTCGTAGCACGGTACGCAGTAGTAGTTGTTTTTGTCTGGGATGAAGGCCTCGCCACCGATGGGCTTGTCGCAaccgtgacacacaaaacagtgctCGTGCCACGTGGAGCCGCCGTACTCCAACAGTTTTGATCCTGGccaagagataaaaaaaaaatgaggtgaAAGAGTGAAAAGATATGAAAACAATAATGTGATTGCTGTTATCTCAAAGGTGGGAAAAAATGCGAGAACCTGTTCTGCACATGCacaacacacacttcctgttatgCATCTCAACCAAACGTCCGCTTCATCCATCAATCATTTTTCATTGAACACTTTGCGGTTCTTGGAATGCCGTGTTTAGTGTTTTTAAACTTTAAGACGACATTCCAACCGCTTATTTTAGAATATCCCACACACATACCACAAGATTGCATCGCGTTCCAACTCCAAGTCATCCAACACCACCCGCAGCAGTCGCGGCATCAAACTTTCGCTTCTTTTCACTCACCGGGCATGACTTTCTTGTCGCAGACCACGCACTTGGAGGAGAATTCGTTTCCGTAGCACTCGCTGCATACCAACGCGTCGTCTTGGCTGGTGAAGGGCTCGTCGGCCAGAGAGCGATCGCAGCGTACGCAGCGGAAGCAGTGATCGTGGTAGTATCTGTTGTTGTAGAAGAGCTCCTAGGGGAGGAGGTTAAGGGTCAAGAGGTTGAAAACAGAAGAAGTTGTAAACAGTACGGACATAAACAAAATATCATATAATCAGTGCGattaatgataaccaccactAGGCCTGTGAAGATAATCAATAAATCGATGAATCTGTGCGCGCTCACAGACGGTGTCGCTCCCTACATTGctaaagaaatgtaaatatggattcattcattcgtcgcgaagggtgctggagcctatcccagctgtcttcgggcgagaggcggggccacaccctggactggtggccagccaatcacagggcacatatagacaaacaaccattcacactcacattcatacctatggacaatttggagtcgccaattaacctagcatgtttttggaatgtgggaggaaaccggagtacccggagaaaacccacgcatgcacggggagaacatgtaaactccacacagagatggccgagggtgatattgaaccctggtctcctcgctgtgaggtctgcacgctaaccactcgtccaccgtgcagccataaataTGGATTATCGATGATAATttgtagaaatatatataattggaGCACCGGTAGCACGttggcctcgcagctaggaaacccgtgttcaattccgccctcgggccatctctgtgtggagtttgcatgttctccccgtgcatccgcgttctccggtttcctcccacattccaaaaacatgctaggttaattagcgactccaaattgtccataggtatgaatgtgagtgtgaatggttgtttgtctatatgtgccctgtgattggctggcgaccagtccagggtgtaccccgcctctcgcccgaagacagctgggataggctccagcacccaccgcaaccctcgtgaggataagcggtagaaaaatgaatgaatgaatgaatgataatgccAGGTTATATTCAGGTTATAAATACAGAATCCTacattgtggaaattcacttatcatagtCCGGTCTggtaccaattaaccacaataaacgagggactactgtaGCGCTGAAGTCCAGTATGGTTAAAATCACTGCATATgtgataaaatgctaacagaaAAAGCATTCCTAAATGAGAGGAGTAACAAGTGTCCCTGTGTTGCGTCAATTATACGACTAGAGTGGATGAGACGATGTCGCAATGATGTTGTCTCGCCATAAAATATTACTCACAAGCAGTGACTAACATGGGAGCTTACACCATTTTTCTGCCCAAGACGTCACAGTTACCCACAGGGTTGGATTTCCGGCACGTGCCAATTGCAGTATTCTGGCATGTGAGCTACTTttcttgttgatttttttagtttttttactgGAACAAATGCTTGTGCGGCAGTTCAGCAGCAGTTCAAATTGGCCCTGTGATAAATGGGCCCACTGAATGGtgggtaaaaaataaaaaaattaaaaaaaaggattttctAGGCGTGGGGTTTCACAAAAACAAGTACAGACGAAGGGAGCGAGCGGGATGAGCGATGGCCGCCGCTACATCTTGTGAGCTGGGGAGAGAGGGGCCAAAGTAAGCAGCAGAGTAATTTACTGTCGGTCCCTCGCAGGGAAGCTCATGATTCACAGGACACTCGTGGCCTTTTGTGACATTTGTGGCTGTTTCCgagagcagtggttctcaactggtgggtcgcgggttgataataaataataataataataatggctgaCTTTCTCCAGTTTGTACCAAgtattctaaaaatgtttttgttttgtgctgGCACACAGTAATCTGTCATTTATCACACCATTATAAGTACATTTACACACAGATTTACTTactggagccctctagacattaaataacacccctatagtcaccctttatattcattttacccaatataatacatgtaattcaagaaaataagcaatttaagacctaaacaagacttgtgctgatgtgtgttgctgtaaatacgTTCCAAAATTCGGGTAGCTGAGtgaggggcggacaggaagtgacattgaggTTTTGTTTTATCTTGACGTGGGTTACAGACACAACAGCAGCTCCTGCTAGGGagtattgtgcctgttgtgagatgtTTAAAACCTAAAAcggagtctggtgcttgtgtgtcatacccaacagtaatattactgatacTTGTTGAAAAGTgtaggttttgttttgttcgtttCTCATATtagaactttcattcattcattttctaccgcttttcctcacaagggtcgcaggggtgctggagcctatcccagctgtcttcaggtgagaggcggggtacaccctggactggtcgccagccaatcacagggcacatatagacaaacaaccattcacactcacattcatacctatggacaatttggagtcgctaattaacctagcatgtttttggaatgtgggaggaaaccggagtacctggagaaaacccacacagctgtgaggtctgcgcgctaaccactcgaccgccgtgccgcccatattagaacttcaaaaaaaaaatttttcacaaattttcaactttatgcaagttttttttcgtcaaaatattacatgacaactttttctcattagattacaccatttttcttttcatattttcataaatgACTGCTGAGTTACATTGTAGTTTGAGAATGTCATTAAAAATGGCTCCAGGCTGAAGTTAGAACACCAATGATGTAAACCTTTCATCGCACCCTTCAGGTTGTGTTGCGCTTTTGACGCTTTATCCCAACAAAGCCAGCTTACCTTGGCATTGTGACTGATTATTTCTTTACACTCCTGGCAGGTGTTGGCGTACAGGCGGTCATAGCAGGGGATGCAGTGAGGGTTGTCCT comes from the Doryrhamphus excisus isolate RoL2022-K1 chromosome 14, RoL_Dexc_1.0, whole genome shotgun sequence genome and includes:
- the LOC131101322 gene encoding four and a half LIM domains protein 3-like produces the protein MSDRFDCKNCKESLYGRKYIQVEDNPHCIPCYDRLYANTCQECKEIISHNAKELFYNNRYYHDHCFRCVRCDRSLADEPFTSQDDALVCSECYGNEFSSKCVVCDKKVMPGSKLLEYGGSTWHEHCFVCHGCDKPIGGEAFIPDKNNYYCVPCYEGRLAPRCSCCKKALTRGGVTYRDEVWHKECFLCTGCKTPLAGQPFTSEGEKPYCVKCFSSLYAKKCAGCNTAITGFGDGKYVSFEDRQWHQPCFKCSRCSVSLVGSGFFPDRDQILCTDCNNDD